gGCTGGTCTTTCTGTATTGCACCttaaacaaggagcttcatgattttATCAGAGACACTGAAGGTTGTTATGGTTTTATTGGAGCCACAAGAGGTTCTATGTGGGTACTTCTCAACTCATTCATCAAACCTCTGTCTGAAATTTTATTTGCACTTTGCTTCGATGTTCTTGTTCGAATTATCCATGCTCTTGCTTAGATAGCTTGCCACCCTGGATTTTTCAAGTGTTTGCGATCTAGAATATTGATATTGTACAACCGTATGCCGTCCATAGTTTAGAATCATCCTTTAACTCACAAAGTGACAAACACACATTACTCAGTACCCAATTTACCCAAAACAACTAGCGTACCAATTTAATGATCCGGACTTCTTTCTGGAGCACAATGGTGCTATGTGCACTTCACATGAAGGTCTTGTTCGAAACAATAACTTGTTTGCTGTAATTGTAGCAGTGTATGAGTGATAGTAGATGTTCGATATATACAGCTGCTTATTGTATCTCATATATGTTGTATGATCAGTTTTCCCTTCTTGTGGCTGCCATTATACTGATACTTCCACCATGCAGTAAAAGGCAGATTAAGAAGCCTAAACCTATTCCAGTTGAAGAAGTCGAGTCGATTATTAAAAAGGAAAAGGAGGAACAAGAGAAAGCTGACAAAGAATTTGAAGACTTGGAAAACTGGGATAAGGGGTCTTTTGGTAAACCCGTTGAAGACTCTGAACTTATGTTAATTAATAAGATCAAGAAACAGGTCAAAAAATCAACTTCAAAAGATGCCTCCAGCAACGACACTTTTACGCTCGGTGCCAGCGTTCATGTTCTCTCCGGGCCTTTTGCAGGCTTCACTGGCTCTCTTCTGGAAGTAAATCGCAAAAATAAGAAGGTTAGGCTGATGACAGCTTCATAGTGAGCTAATTGCCTTGCTGTTCTCGGTTACCTTTTCTTCTCGTATTATCTGGTTATCTAAGAAGTATTTTACCTCCCACAGGTTACTGTCCAGATGACACTTTTTGGCAAGGAGAGCTTTGTAGATCTAGATTTTGATCAAATTGAGGCACTCAATACTTAATGGTACTGAGATTTGTCTGTAATACCTCAGCACTTCTGAATTCTGTTTTCACTTACCTATGACTAAGCACtggaaaatactccctccgtcccaaaatgtaagacgttttctcacactagtgtagtgtcaaaaaacgtcttacattatgggacgaagggagtagcatTTAACCAGCAGtttccaagaatcaacatctggtaCTCAACTTGCATCAGGTGGTCATAAAGTAAAAAGAGTACCCAGGCAGTAATGTATTAAAATCATTAGGGGTTTACTAGTACAAGTGGGGAGTCTCTTTCCCCTGGTTATGGCCTGAAAAGAATCATATGGGTAGAAGACTTGCATATTTTTCATACACAAAATAAATTGTGTATCTGGAGTA
Above is a window of Triticum dicoccoides isolate Atlit2015 ecotype Zavitan chromosome 5B, WEW_v2.0, whole genome shotgun sequence DNA encoding:
- the LOC119312585 gene encoding transcription termination/antitermination protein NusG-like, whose protein sequence is MSLVVYPLLRLPCRCALAAAPRAAAASVVSLWASASAADGGDGELTARERRERRREARELKARDWKEEVEERLIHEPARRRKKPPKRTWREELNLDFLAEHGPQWWLVRVSMAPGTDYVDLITKAVARRFSEVSFKIYNPAIQVKKRLKSGLISTKSKPLHPGLVFLYCTLNKELHDFIRDTEGCYGFIGATRGSIKRQIKKPKPIPVEEVESIIKKEKEEQEKADKEFEDLENWDKGSFGKPVEDSELMLINKIKKQVKKSTSKDASSNDTFTLGASVHVLSGPFAGFTGSLLEVNRKNKKVTVQMTLFGKESFVDLDFDQIEALNT